The nucleotide sequence CTTGCACAAAACCGTCATAAGGCATGTTCCACACCATTTGGGGAAATTTTAAATCAAATTGAAAATTAGTCCTTAACAAATCTAGTAAAGTGATTAAATAAAAACCTGACTGATGGCATGTTCAAACATCGAAGGAGCAGTTTTCACTACAAAAATGATGTGCTCCCTCTGTTCACTATTATAAGACGTTTTgcatatttcaatatggactacatacggattgaaacgagtgaacaaacacactaaaatgcgCCTATATATatccgattcagaaaaaagttagaacatcttataatagtgaacggagggagtacttctttaAGAAAATAGATCcaatgacaagagaagacatttcCATTCTATTTGTCTGTGAAGATACAACAAATAGATATACCTAAAATATTAGATATTTAAAGCAACAAGACTCTGCTTAGGCATCTATTGTGAGATGAACATGAATCACTCTTTCAATGAACACGAATCACTCTTTCAAAAATTAAAACCTTTggtagaaggaagaagaaaaatactGTTCTTACAAACATTGGCAACctagatatgatatgcaatgtgtAAATACATATTTGAATCAAGGCCACGTATTTCGAGTCTAACTTTGACCGTCGATTTGGCCATTAAAACATATGTTGTATACTTATGTGTACTAAGAAGTACACCATTGGAAAGtttttcaaatatgaatccaattaTATACTTTTTGTGGCATATAACTCATATTTTGTTGGTCAAAACAACGGTCAAAGACAGAAACAAAATACAAGGTAGTTGAGTATAtaaaaaggagggagtatatatcaatATTACCTGTGGACGAATGATGCGATCTATTTCTAGCATGATATCTTCCAATAAGCAACCTCCTACATGACCTTGATAATGTGAAAAGAGGTGGAAAGCATGTAGCAAATCATATGACCTAGGATATGTTGAGAATGGCTGACACCTGCAGCATAATGGTTTTTGTTTCGTCATAACAAGGGAAATAGAGGTTTATATGTTCAGAAGAAATACTAACCAGTCATGGTAGGAACCAATTAACCCCCGGTCATAGATAGCAGGCAGTGTGTTGATGGTTGTATAGGGTACTATATTCATAATCCAGACAGGGTCAGTGCTTAGTGCCATAGCAAATCCACCATAATTAGCATTCATGTCCATGATATTCCGTATGCTAGTCTTTTCAACACCAAGAAATGACCAGTACTTGCGAACCTGGTCCCGCCAGAACTGGTTATTATTCTCAAACTTCTCTGGAGTAACTCCTAGAAAACATATTCCAGAAAATAGTTTATACTTATACATATGTGATACATGATCGAGCCAAAGATCAAACTAGATTTACCTAAAAAATTATTAGTACAATTTAAATCACAGATGGTACATCTGCAATTTACAGAAATATTTGTGTGCTTCAAGAAGTAACATGTCATATTTGTGAAATGCCACACCCAAACTGTTTTCCTATCACTCAAAATTATTGTCTTGCTCAATTAAAGCCTTATGTGAGCAGTAATATCAACATTTCAATAGTAAGGTCAAGGAATGTCAAATAGGACTCTGCCACAAGAATGACTTCCAGGGTTGGCAGGCCGTTAGGCAGAAAAGATAACTCTTCTTGAGGCCCCCACCGGTGCCTCCGGACTTCCTAACGTCGTTGTCAACCGCCACATCCCAACCTGGGAAATTCTTAACCCGATTCCCTTCTGGGGTCTAAGTGCTGGGGTTACCCTTCCCTTAGGATTGGCTTGCTAACACTAAGGAAAGGTTGATGTTCAGTGCTCCAAAATTGGTCAGCTCTTTAAAAAACCTTAATATTTGAAGGGACAAAAAAAAGCTTTAAACAACAGGCCTATGCTCAGAAAAACTCCAGTAAGCCACTGACAGTCAGCTAGTTGCAAGTACCACAGCCAATAACACTACACAATAAGCATACTTGCTTTTTTCGATTTTCAAACATATGTTAAACATAGAGGAATTAGTTTCACTTCAAAATTTTGAGCTCCAGAATGGAACATGGCCCAAACATGCAGAACCAAAACTAGCTCGTTCTTTCTCTTTTGTAGGCAATGGAAATGGACTGACCTATTATTTCCAAACTCCTCGAATAAAATAACAGGCGTTCAGGTCTGGAAGGCAGTTTCTGAATTTTTGATTGGTCCGTGTTCAACCGAATACAGTTCATTAATGGAGCTTGCCATGAAGAAGTGTCACTGGGGTCACAGATATTCAGGATCCCCGTATCAGCATTTTTCTGTCGGCAAGATTCATCTTCAGGTTTGATCCATATAGCAGTCTGAacatgcttagcaataagcttccAACACATTGCTGATGTGATATTAATTAGCTTCTCCCAAATAATAGGGAAATCTTTATCTTTTCTATAAGCTGGTGGGGCAGAATATACAAAATATCCATTAGGTCGCAAAAGACGATCGACCTCTTTGAGCAATATTCCATCTGCAAAAAAGGAAAGAGCTACTGGTTGAACGGTGCGTTTCTAAAGTAGAATTCATAAACAAAGGATCATCATCAGAAGGAACTTTTAGTAGAACAAAAATATCAATGATGAAAGAGGACACATTTTCATGCGAACCAACTTACTTTTAAGGGCTTGTTACAATAAACTGAAAACAGAATATAACTAACTAGACCCCACATAAAAACGCTGTCGCATCTCAAATTTTGAAATGCTCCATAGCTTAGCATAAACACTAACAGTATGTGAATCTTACCATTTTCATGCCAGTCAACACGACATCGGGAGCAATGAACCATTTCAAATGAATTTCCAGGATATGGCAATTGCTTTGTGGCCAACACAGAGATCATTGCACCGATCCCACGCTCTAAAGCAAACTGGATTTGATTCTCATGGCCATCTTTTGGCGCGAATGACATAGTATGAATATCTAGGGGAAGAAGATAAGCAGAGAAGCTGGCAACACCGCATCCAACATCCAAAACTTGAACAACTCCTGCGGAACGGAGATCACCAGTACTATTGGTTGTCATATTTCCTAGCCTGCATTGATCCATTACAGAAATTATCTCACTGAAAGATCTTTTGTACAGAGTGTTTATGCTTCAAGTAGGATGTTTGCTAAAGAGGAACAATAACAGATCAAAGTTGACAATGCTCAGAATTTTGCTACTAGGCATCACACCCAAATATTTATTTACAAGATATTACAAGGATCAAACCATTCTACAGCCTAAATATTAAACTACACACCAGGAAATTAGGCAAGCAATCCAAGGTTACCTCTCTATGTATTCTGATGCACCACGCTTGAAGTGAGTGCCACCGCCAGGAAACCACCAAAGCTTACCATTCTCATGCACCCAATTCTGTCCTCCTTTTACCTCAGAAAGGTGTGAATGGTTCACATTACTACGCCATACATAGTCCCGACTTGTTGGCCATCTTATCGGTATCTTGTAGTCATTTGGTGGGGGCACCAAACAGAACAAGCTCTCCTCTCGTGGAGGGCATTTAGCTTCAAGATCCTCGTGTCTAGATCTATCCAGGTTCCTTAAGCTTCTTATATAGGCGGCATCATGACAGGGAATATACTCGTTGTATTCCAAAGGGCACACATCAAGTCCATAATCAGGAACTGAGATTGACGCCGTTCGATAAGTAACACCAACTTTGTTTGTGAACTCTGAAGCATCTGCAAGTGGAAATCAAACAGGTTTAACCTCTTTGGCATGGAAACGTTCGCATGGTACACTAGGGATTCTAGATAGATGCGCCACATGGTACATTTCTGGCGTAAGCTGCAACTCAGAGAAATAGAAAAACAAATCTAGAACCAGGACAAGCTGTCAAGACCAAACTGATAGTATAGCTTTGCGTATGAACTGAGACAAACTAAATCAAGGCCCAGCAGATTTACATCTTGTCGGAGACAAGCGCGGCAATTTCGGAGAGTGAATTTCTCAAGCATTACACCTCTAGTGACAACGTAGGAGCATCTGAGATAACCTGAATAGGAAGCTTAAAGCCGCGGCGCGTATTGGACAGAACTGAACAAATAATTGCGATCCAGCGGCGGATCGACAGGGGAGGCGTGCTCTGTGGCCCGGGAGCGGAGAGTAGATAGGTACCTTGGGGATTGGATGAACCGGGCGACCGGGAGACGGAAGGGGGCAATATGAGCGCGGGGGAGGCGGAGGACTGGAAGAGGGTGCCGGCGTAGAAGGAGGCGGCGACGAGGGCACCGCCCAGCAGGAGCAGCTCCGCCGACGCCGGCGAACACCACCGCCCCATTATGCTGCTCTCACTCTCACTTCCCCTTCCTCAGCGTCAAGACGATCTCTGCTTGGAGGAGATGGGGAGTTGGGGACTGAGTTCATCCCCCCTTCCTCTATTTCTTTTTCCATTAAAAAGTACTTCCTCCCTTTTAAAATACTTTGAACCTTAGGTTTCACTAGCATAAATCTTTGACTATCACTTACTCTATTGGTGTATCTACTTTATGTG is from Triticum aestivum cultivar Chinese Spring chromosome 1B, IWGSC CS RefSeq v2.1, whole genome shotgun sequence and encodes:
- the LOC123130470 gene encoding probable methyltransferase PMT7; translated protein: MGRWCSPASAELLLLGGALVAASFYAGTLFQSSASPALILPPSVSRSPGSSNPQDASEFTNKVGVTYRTASISVPDYGLDVCPLEYNEYIPCHDAAYIRSLRNLDRSRHEDLEAKCPPREESLFCLVPPPNDYKIPIRWPTSRDYVWRSNVNHSHLSEVKGGQNWVHENGKLWWFPGGGTHFKRGASEYIERLGNMTTNSTGDLRSAGVVQVLDVGCGVASFSAYLLPLDIHTMSFAPKDGHENQIQFALERGIGAMISVLATKQLPYPGNSFEMVHCSRCRVDWHENDGILLKEVDRLLRPNGYFVYSAPPAYRKDKDFPIIWEKLINITSAMCWKLIAKHVQTAIWIKPEDESCRQKNADTGILNICDPSDTSSWQAPLMNCIRLNTDQSKIQKLPSRPERLLFYSRSLEIIGVTPEKFENNNQFWRDQVRKYWSFLGVEKTSIRNIMDMNANYGGFAMALSTDPVWIMNIVPYTTINTLPAIYDRGLIGSYHDWCQPFSTYPRSYDLLHAFHLFSHYQGHVGGCLLEDIMLEIDRIIRPQGFIIIRDENTTLSRISDLAPKFLWDVTTHTLENEENRPEQVLICRKKFWAIV